One Streptomyces sp. NBC_01237 genomic region harbors:
- a CDS encoding DNRLRE domain-containing protein, with the protein MTRMERNRLGVPGRRTTAAVLTAAVAATGLAFIGFGLDDSGAGGTPGDARTTGPVTEAAALTQSAKTGENVEVTGMRTARSTTWARPDGLLAKRLYSSPVHAKVDGEWKPVDYDLQRTEAGWEPKATNARMVFSAGSTAGSGGAEEAGGSPDGRASRSDVRRISLVKGVRSAAATESPLVTLTVDGYTIQLSWPGPVPTPIIDGSRALYPEVFPGADLVLTADDEGFAQLLVLKNRAAAADPRAQQLSYGLASPDLTFRLDPVTSVLSAQSAYGNEVAVSPTPLMWDSAGSPAVTDGSVGATAQPTAEESPQPSAPATDEPTVGPSPAEEPIETDEQGDTAPEVLPAATDGLAPTVVESPLPTAPPEPTPSPSQTGSSATLSLPGLDGPSPDSRGELVEVDLSGANWVLSPTLAFLSDPATTYPVFVDPSVKKHTQSWTTTYSRHPNATFYNGKGFNKGGTHEARVGFESDTWGTSRSYFNIAFDKDLKGTTITSAKLRMLETYAWSCSARSMSVHLTGTVNGHTNWKNAPKLSDGNKFASKSFAHGYKSGCRDAYETFDVRKAAQKRADEGKESITFGLRATDENSQYAWKKFRANGDSAPVLELVYNRKPTIDSKSLDLGPDAKCTTTEPYVRMGAGNLTFTARGSDKDKNLDHLDFDLWPHGKWDTAGDLLGSTGKVSVGGDKTTALRTTSGFPTSKLTNGALYSWRVRAVDDANASSAYTPAKTPCRFILDTTAPKPPKVSSTDFPNADGAENGFGNDAEDANWSTKKFGTAGSFTVRALNTDVVRYEYGFNSASYPFSLSRTSGTATSVSATLANAKPPTAGPNVLYVRAVDAAGNPSQPTKYFFYVTPRDQADAPGDFTGDKLPDLMVVTEAGNLAMYPSQATNDLTKGTGDLDYSMPGAYRANPDKDPNGDDLPPFVAAPSGHFKGALITHNGDIYGGDGLQDLVVRLGEKLWVYPGDGYGAFDIDRRVEILLPPNAPSPASLTQIVSAGDATGDGRTDFFATVGDALWAFTGYHGATIDQAIRLSSSSWTERDIVTVADISGDGVTDLVYRTDLSGRLLFRKGIKATGGGVDPASLASAVNSAGGEDSVYGSSGWGSSNIYLLIGTPDANGDAIPDIWTVRTNGTVRFYPGSRTALSASGTEVIGAASYWMTRIAIG; encoded by the coding sequence ATGACGCGCATGGAGCGCAACCGGCTTGGCGTGCCCGGAAGACGGACAACCGCCGCCGTACTGACCGCGGCCGTCGCCGCCACCGGCCTCGCCTTCATCGGCTTCGGCCTGGACGACTCCGGTGCGGGCGGTACTCCGGGCGACGCCCGGACAACCGGACCGGTCACCGAGGCCGCCGCCCTGACACAGTCGGCGAAGACGGGCGAGAACGTCGAGGTCACCGGTATGCGTACCGCCAGGTCGACCACCTGGGCGCGGCCCGACGGGCTCCTGGCGAAGAGGCTCTACTCCTCCCCGGTCCACGCCAAGGTGGACGGCGAGTGGAAACCCGTCGACTACGACCTCCAGCGCACGGAAGCGGGCTGGGAGCCGAAGGCGACGAATGCCCGGATGGTGTTCTCGGCAGGCTCGACGGCGGGCAGCGGCGGCGCCGAAGAAGCCGGCGGCAGTCCTGACGGCCGCGCCTCACGCTCCGACGTCCGCCGGATCTCCCTGGTCAAGGGCGTCCGTTCCGCCGCCGCGACCGAGAGCCCTCTGGTCACCCTCACCGTCGACGGCTACACCATCCAGCTGTCCTGGCCGGGTCCGGTGCCCACCCCGATCATCGACGGCTCACGCGCGCTGTATCCGGAGGTCTTCCCAGGCGCAGACCTCGTCCTGACCGCCGACGACGAGGGCTTCGCCCAACTGCTCGTGCTCAAGAACCGCGCGGCCGCGGCCGACCCGCGGGCCCAGCAGCTGTCGTACGGGCTCGCCTCCCCTGATCTGACCTTCCGGCTCGACCCGGTCACCAGCGTGCTGAGCGCGCAGAGCGCCTACGGGAACGAGGTCGCCGTCTCGCCGACCCCGCTGATGTGGGACAGCGCCGGTTCACCGGCGGTCACCGACGGGAGCGTGGGAGCCACCGCGCAGCCGACCGCCGAGGAGAGCCCCCAGCCCAGCGCACCGGCCACCGATGAGCCGACCGTCGGCCCGAGTCCGGCCGAGGAGCCGATCGAGACCGATGAGCAGGGGGACACCGCCCCCGAGGTCCTGCCGGCGGCCACCGACGGTCTCGCGCCGACGGTGGTGGAGAGCCCGCTGCCGACCGCACCCCCCGAACCGACACCCTCCCCCTCGCAGACCGGTTCCTCGGCGACGCTCAGCCTGCCGGGGCTCGACGGGCCGTCGCCGGACTCGCGCGGAGAGCTCGTCGAGGTCGATCTGTCCGGCGCGAACTGGGTACTTTCCCCCACCCTGGCCTTCCTCTCCGACCCGGCCACCACGTACCCGGTCTTCGTCGACCCGTCGGTGAAGAAGCACACCCAGAGCTGGACCACCACGTACAGCCGCCACCCCAACGCCACGTTCTACAACGGCAAGGGATTCAACAAGGGCGGCACTCATGAGGCACGGGTCGGCTTCGAGTCGGACACCTGGGGCACGTCGCGTTCGTACTTCAACATCGCGTTCGACAAGGATCTCAAGGGCACCACCATCACGAGTGCGAAGCTGCGCATGCTGGAGACGTACGCCTGGTCGTGCAGCGCGCGTTCGATGAGCGTGCACCTCACGGGGACGGTCAACGGGCACACCAACTGGAAGAACGCGCCCAAGCTGAGCGACGGCAACAAGTTCGCGTCGAAGAGCTTCGCGCACGGCTACAAGTCCGGTTGCCGGGACGCGTACGAGACCTTCGATGTCCGCAAGGCCGCTCAGAAGCGGGCCGACGAGGGCAAGGAATCGATCACCTTCGGTCTGCGGGCCACCGACGAGAACTCGCAGTACGCGTGGAAGAAGTTCCGGGCGAACGGTGACAGCGCCCCGGTCCTGGAGCTGGTCTACAACCGCAAGCCGACCATCGACTCCAAGTCGCTCGACCTGGGCCCGGATGCCAAGTGCACCACCACCGAGCCGTACGTCCGGATGGGTGCGGGAAACCTGACGTTCACCGCGCGCGGTTCCGACAAGGACAAGAATCTCGACCATCTGGACTTCGACCTGTGGCCGCACGGCAAGTGGGACACCGCAGGAGACCTGCTGGGCTCCACGGGCAAGGTCTCGGTCGGCGGCGACAAGACCACCGCGCTGCGCACCACCAGCGGCTTCCCCACGAGCAAGCTCACCAATGGCGCCCTGTACTCCTGGCGGGTACGCGCCGTGGACGACGCGAACGCCAGCTCCGCGTACACGCCGGCCAAGACTCCGTGCCGCTTCATCCTCGACACCACCGCGCCCAAGCCTCCGAAGGTCAGTTCCACCGACTTCCCGAACGCCGACGGCGCCGAGAACGGCTTCGGCAATGACGCCGAGGACGCCAACTGGTCCACGAAGAAGTTCGGCACGGCCGGCTCCTTCACCGTGCGCGCGCTCAACACGGACGTCGTCCGCTACGAGTACGGCTTCAACTCGGCGAGCTACCCCTTCTCCCTGAGCCGCACCTCCGGGACGGCCACAAGCGTGAGTGCGACGCTCGCGAACGCGAAGCCGCCCACGGCCGGACCCAATGTGCTCTACGTGAGAGCCGTGGACGCCGCGGGCAACCCCTCGCAGCCGACCAAGTACTTCTTCTACGTCACCCCGCGCGACCAGGCCGACGCCCCCGGCGACTTCACCGGCGACAAACTGCCCGACCTGATGGTGGTCACGGAAGCCGGCAACCTGGCCATGTACCCCTCCCAGGCCACCAACGACCTGACCAAGGGCACGGGCGACCTGGACTACTCGATGCCCGGCGCCTACCGGGCCAACCCCGACAAGGACCCGAACGGCGACGACCTCCCACCCTTTGTCGCAGCGCCTTCTGGTCACTTCAAGGGGGCCCTGATCACGCACAACGGTGACATCTACGGCGGTGACGGCCTTCAGGACCTGGTCGTCCGGCTCGGCGAGAAGCTGTGGGTGTACCCGGGCGACGGTTACGGTGCGTTCGACATCGACCGCCGTGTCGAGATCCTCCTCCCGCCCAACGCCCCCAGCCCTGCCTCACTCACCCAGATAGTCTCGGCGGGCGACGCCACGGGAGACGGCCGCACGGACTTCTTCGCCACCGTGGGCGACGCGCTGTGGGCTTTCACGGGTTACCACGGCGCCACGATCGACCAGGCGATCCGGCTCTCCTCCTCGTCCTGGACCGAGCGGGACATCGTCACCGTGGCGGATATCAGCGGCGACGG